The window CCTGCGTACGGTTTTGAATACCGTTTCGTCACACCGAACTATTTTCGCGCGATGGGAATGCCCTTTCGCAGCGGCCGTGACTTCAGCGATCGTGACACGACAGAAACAACTCGAGTTGCAATTATAGATGTAAATCTAGCGAACCTTTTTTGGCCAAATCAGAATCCGCTCGGCAAGCGGATCGCTTTCGGCAATTCCCCGAGAAGCGCCCGCTGGCGTGAAGTGGTCGGGATCGTAGGACACGTAAAGAACGCGGGGCTGAAGGAGGAAGGTGGCGAGCAGATCTATTTTCCGCATTCACAGATTGGCGAACTCACAATGTCCTTCGTAATCCACGCAACGTCCGATACGACTGCGCTGATCGGTTTGATCAGAAGTCGAATTAAGTCGCTCGATCCGAATCTACCGATTTACCAGATTACAACGATGGATCAAATTCTTTCAGGTTCGATTGCACAGCCAAGATTCACAATGCTCCTGTTTGTCCTGTTCGCAACAACTGCGCTGGCCCTGTCGGCAGTAGGAATCTACGGCGTCCTATCTTACTCAGTTACGCAAAGGAGGAAGGAAATTGGAATCCGAATGGCGCTCGGAGCAAAACGGGAAAACATCCTTATGATGATCCTTCGGCAAAGCCTGCTGCTTGCTTGCGCCGGACTGATCACGGGAACTCTTGCATCCCTCGCGTTATCCCGGTACCTTGCCGGCCTTCTGTTCAAACTCGAGCCAGTGGACCCGATGATTTACGCAGCCACCGCAGGCATTGCGATGATCGTTGCCCTTCTTGCCACTTCGCTGCCGGCAAAAAGAGCCGCTTCGATAGATCCACTATTCACTCTAAGAGGCGAGTAAACAAAGTAGCGTGGGCGTCACGCCTGCGATTCTAATAGTTGGAGCGAGGTCCGCGTCGATTGGAATCGGAACGACGACCACGATACTCACGATCACGATCCTGTGAGCGAGGCCTGTACTCACCTTCGCGGCGAGGGCGTTCTGGTTCCCTTTCCCGGCGACCTTCGTTGTAACCGGGTGGCGGTGTCGCTTGCGCAAATTCCTTGTGGCTGAGCCGGATTTTTCCGTCATCTCCAATCTCAATCACTCGAACCATCAATTCCTGTCCTTCCGTCACCAGATCTCGAACTTCATGCACACGATAAGGCGCCATCTCGGAAACATGTAGGAGTCCCACGGTGCCTGGAATGATCTCCACAAAAGCGCCATATTCAGCAATACGCTGGACCTTTCCAAGATAGGTGCGGCCTTTCTCAGCGGTTGCAGTGATCCCTTCAATAATCTGTTGAGCTTTCTTGGCAGCGGATTCATCAGCGCTGGCGATGGTGACAGTTCCATCATCCTGCACATCGATCTTCACGCCGGTTTGCTCGATGATTCCACGAATCACTTTGCCGCCCGGTCCGATGACTTCGCGAATCTTATCCGTAGGAATCTTCATCGTGATGAGTCTCGGCGCAAAACTGGAAATCTCCGAACGATGTTCAGGAAGCACCTGCAGCATCTTATCCAAAATAAACAGGCGAGCTTCTTTCGCCTGATTCAAAGCCTGATGCATGATATTCGCGGACAATCCTTCCAGCTTCACATCCATTTGAAGAGCTGTAATGCCCTCTCTTGTACCAGCAACTTTAAAATCCATATCTCCGGTGTGATCTTCTTCTCCTGCAATATCGGTCAAAATGGAATAGCGTTCCCCTTCCATGATTAGCCCCATTGCAACACCGGCGGCAGGAGACTTCAACGGCACACCCGCATCCATCAATGCAAGCACACCGCCGCAGACCGTGGCCATCGAAGAGGAGCCGTTTGATTCCAGAATGTCCGAAACAAGCCGGATGGTGTAAGGAAACGTTGTTTCATCAGGCAACAAAGTGCGAATCGCTTTGTCAGCAAGCGCTCCATGCCCGATCTCACGCCTGGAGGGCGCGCGCAAAAACCCGACTTCGGCAACAGAGAATGGAGGAAAATTGTAGTGCAGCATGAAACGTCTTTTGCTTTCCCCCTCCAATTCATCAATGATCTGAGCGTCTTCCGATGTTCCAAGGGTCACGGTGGCAAGAGCCTGAGTTTCACCCCTGGTAAACAATGCCGATCCGTGCGTTCGAGGCAAAAGCCCGACCTGAATATCAATCGGCCGGACTTCGTTGGCCGCGCGACCGTCTGATCTTTGTCCTTGTAGAATCTGGTTCCGCACGAGTTCTTCTTTTACCTTATGAAATGATTTCTCGGTCGATTCCCGTTTCTCTTCCTCTTCCTCAGGAATCTCGGATAGGATGCTCTCCTCTAATTCCTTCAGCGCCTGCCGTGAGGCAAGTTTCCCCGAAACGTTCAACGCGGAAAGAATCGCAGCCCCATGACGGAACCGGATGTCATCTACGATGTCGGTCGGATATTCAACCGGCGGCACAGCGTTTTTCGTATAAGGCTGACTGTTGAAGAGTTGTTTGATCGCACTGATGATTTTCTTGATCGCTTCATGACCGAACATGATCGCTTCAATCATTTTTTCTTCGGGCATTTCACGAGCCAGAGCCTCAACCATCACGATCGCCGTTTCAGTACCGGCCACAACGATTTCAAGTGAGCTTTGAGTCTGTTGCTGATTCGTTGGATTTAAGACCAGTTGATTGTCAATCAAACCCACACGAACTCCTGCGATCGGACTGTTGAAAGGACTCTTGGACAGGTACAGAGCAGCGGATGCTCCCACCAAACCTAAAACATCCGGGTCATTCTCTTGATCGGCGGAAAGGACGGATGCGATTACCTGGGTTTCATTGTAGTAGCCCTCCGGGAAAAGTGGACGGATTGAACGATCAATCAACCGCGAGGTCAAAACTTCTTTTTCGGTTGGTTTGCCTTCCCGTTTGAAAAAACCGCCGGGAATCTTACCTGCGGCATAAGTGTATTCTCTGTAATCAACTGTTAAGGGGAAAAAATCACCACCCTCTCTGGGGTTGTCATCAAAACATGCTGTGACCAGCACGATGGTATCTCCGTACTGGATGAGCACAGAACCGTTTGCCTGTTTGGCGAGACGTCCTGTCTCGATTTTCATGATCCGGTCGCCTACCGGGATTTCTACTCGGCGTTCCATATTTTCTAAACCTCCGTTTTGGAAAACCACAGACAAACGCAGATGAAATCAGTGCTGAGCACGGAGTGCTGAGTGCTGAGCTCATTCGTGTTCATCTGTGGTAATTGATATTTGCAATTCGCTACACGTATCGCGGGGGAGCGGTTTCGCGTCCGGGAAATAGGAAGTCTACTTACGAATGTTAAGCTTTTTGAGGATAGCCTTGTACCGCTTGGCGTCTTCATCCTTGAGGAAATCAAGAAGACGGCGGCGCTTGCTGACCATTTTCAATAGCCCCCGACGGGAATGATGGTCCTTCGCGTGGCCTTTGAAGTGCTCGGTTAGCGAGTTAATCCGTTCGGTCAGGATGGCTATCTGTACTTCCGGGGAGCCCGTATCAGACGGGTGGG of the bacterium genome contains:
- the rpsO gene encoding 30S ribosomal protein S15 — encoded protein: MLTKERKTEIISSYQTHPSDTGSPEVQIAILTERINSLTEHFKGHAKDHHSRRGLLKMVSKRRRLLDFLKDEDAKRYKAILKKLNIRK
- the pnp gene encoding polyribonucleotide nucleotidyltransferase, which gives rise to MERRVEIPVGDRIMKIETGRLAKQANGSVLIQYGDTIVLVTACFDDNPREGGDFFPLTVDYREYTYAAGKIPGGFFKREGKPTEKEVLTSRLIDRSIRPLFPEGYYNETQVIASVLSADQENDPDVLGLVGASAALYLSKSPFNSPIAGVRVGLIDNQLVLNPTNQQQTQSSLEIVVAGTETAIVMVEALAREMPEEKMIEAIMFGHEAIKKIISAIKQLFNSQPYTKNAVPPVEYPTDIVDDIRFRHGAAILSALNVSGKLASRQALKELEESILSEIPEEEEEKRESTEKSFHKVKEELVRNQILQGQRSDGRAANEVRPIDIQVGLLPRTHGSALFTRGETQALATVTLGTSEDAQIIDELEGESKRRFMLHYNFPPFSVAEVGFLRAPSRREIGHGALADKAIRTLLPDETTFPYTIRLVSDILESNGSSSMATVCGGVLALMDAGVPLKSPAAGVAMGLIMEGERYSILTDIAGEEDHTGDMDFKVAGTREGITALQMDVKLEGLSANIMHQALNQAKEARLFILDKMLQVLPEHRSEISSFAPRLITMKIPTDKIREVIGPGGKVIRGIIEQTGVKIDVQDDGTVTIASADESAAKKAQQIIEGITATAEKGRTYLGKVQRIAEYGAFVEIIPGTVGLLHVSEMAPYRVHEVRDLVTEGQELMVRVIEIGDDGKIRLSHKEFAQATPPPGYNEGRREREPERPRREGEYRPRSQDRDREYRGRRSDSNRRGPRSNY